From Desulfobulbaceae bacterium, a single genomic window includes:
- a CDS encoding GxxExxY protein has product MKLLQKSKTSSKKVKTINHGQTVKKKNLATKTHKHTRKNAGLELKVVEKIQKIHTAQLLNYLKATDFKVGLLVNFNHPKAEVKRYVL; this is encoded by the coding sequence GTGAAGTTGTTGCAAAAATCCAAGACCTCATCAAAAAAAGTAAAAACGATTAACCACGGACAAACTGTTAAAAAAAAGAATTTGGCCACGAAAACACACAAACACACACGAAAAAATGCAGGTTTGGAACTTAAAGTAGTGGAGAAAATACAAAAAATTCATACGGCACAACTACTGAATTACCTTAAGGCTACTGACTTTAAGGTTGGTTTGTTAGTCAATTTCAACCACCCCAAAGCAGAGGTGAAGCGCTATGTTTTGTAA